The Streptomyces fungicidicus nucleotide sequence GCGGTCTCGCCGAGGGCCGCATCGGGGCGGGCCGGGGCGCCGACCGCTTCCTGTTCGTGCCGCTGGGCACCGGCATCGCGGGCGCCATCGGCATCGACGGCCGGGTCGAAGCGGGCGCGCACGGCTTCGCGGGCGAGATCGGCCATGTCGTCGTACGGCCCGGCGGCGCCCCCTGTCCCTGCGGTCAGTCCGGCTGTCTGGAGCGGTACGCGTCCGCCGCCGCGGTGAGCGAGGCGTGGGCGGCGGCCTGCGGCGACCCGGACGCGGACGCGGCGGACTGCGCGAAGGCCGTGGCGTCCGGGGACGCACGGGCCCGACGGGTCTGGCAGGAGGCGGTGGACGCGCTCGCCGACGGGCTGGTCACCGCGCTCACCCTGCTGGACCCGCGCACGCTGATCATCGGTGGCGGGCTCGCCGAGGCGGGGGAAACGTTGTTCACGCCGCTGCGGGAGGCCGTCCGGCGGCGGGTCACCTTCCAGAAGCTGCCGTCCCTGGTCCCCGCGGCCCTCGGGGACACCGCCGGCTGCCTCGGCGCGGGCCTGCTCGCCTGGGACCTGCTCGACGACGACACCACTGACCCCTCGTATCCCTCGGAGGTAACCACCTGATGGCCCCCACCAAGGTTCTCGCCGGTGCCCGGGTGGTCCTGCCCACCGGGACCGTGGACGACGGCCGCGTGATCGTCGAGGGCACCCGGATCGCCGGTGGGGGTCCCCCCGGGCCGCGGCCCGCCGGAGGTCCGGGGGAGGAACCCGCCGGCGCCGAGACGGTCGACGTGTCCGGCCACTGGGTGGTCCCGGGCTTCGTCGACATCCACAACCACGGCGGCGGCGGCGCGTCCTTCGCCGGCGGCACCGCCGAGGACGTCCTCCAGGGCGTGCGCACCCACCGCCTGCACGGCACCACCACGTTGGTCGCCTCCGCCGTCACCGGCGACCTGGACTTCCTCGCCCGGCACGCCGGGATGCTGGCGGAACTGGCCCAGCAGGGCGACATCGCGGGCATCCACTTCGAGGGGCCGTTCATCTCCCCCTGCCGCAAGGGCGCGCACGACGAGGGGCTGCTGCGCGACCCCGACCCGGCGGAGGTCCGCAAGCTGATCGACGCGGCGCACGGACAGGCCCGGATGATGACGCTCGCCACCGAGCTGCCGGGCGGCCTGGACTCCGTACGGCTGCTCGCCGAGCACGGTGTGATCGCGGCCGTCGGGCACACCGACGCCACGTACGAGCAGACGCTCCAGGCCATCGACGCGGGCGCGACCGTGGCCACCCACCTGTTCAACGCGATGCCGCCGCTCGGCCACCGCGCCCCCGGTCCGATCACCGCCCTGCTGGAGGACGAACGGATCACCGTCGAGCTGATCAACGACGGCACGCATCTGCATCCCGCCGCGCTCCAGCTGGCCTTCCACCACGCGGGCCGGGAGCGGGTCGCCTTCATCACCGACGCGATGGACGCGGCCGGCTTCGGCGACGGCCGCTACATGCTCGGCCCGATGGAGGTCGAGGTCGCCGACGGGGTGGCCCGGCTGGTGGAGGGCGGCTCGATCGCCGGCTCCACGCTCACCCTGGACCGGGCCTTCAAGCGGGCGGTGACGGTGGACGGGCTGCCCGTCGAGGACGTCGTCGCCGCGATCTCCGCCAACCCCGCGCGGCTGCTCGGAGTGGACGACCGGACCGGCTCCCTGGAGCCCGGGAAGGACGCCGACCTGGTGATCCTGGACGCCTCGTTCGACCTGGTGGGCGTCATGCGCCGGGGGGAATGGGTGGTCGATCCCCGACTGGGCTGATCCGTCCCCCGCTCCCGCCGCACGGCGGCCGGTCCGAGGGCTGGGCCGACCGCCGTCCGTTTGGCATGATCGTGACCACGGGCCGTACGGCAGGCGCAGGTAGAAGGGGAGGTCGGACCGGTGATCCTCACGGTCACGCTGAACACCGCTCTCGACATCACCTATCGCGTGCCGTCCCTGCGGCCGGACGCCTCCCACCGGGTCTCGGAGGTGACGGAGCGTCCGGGCGGCAAGGGCGTCAACGTGGCCCGGGTACTCACCGCCCTCGGCCACGAGGTGACGGTCACCGGCTTCGCGGGCGGCGCCACGGGGCGCGTCCTGCGGGACCGGCTCACCGAGATCCCGCTCCTCACCGACGCGCTGGTCCCGGTCTCCGGCACGACCCGGCGCACCGTCGCGGTGGTCGACGGGCGCTCCGGCGGGACCACCCGGCTCGACGAGCCCGGCCCGGCGATCGGCCACGCCGAGTGGTCCGCGTTCCAGGAGGTCTACGAGGGTCTGCTGCCCTC carries:
- a CDS encoding ROK family protein, whose product is MRHVIALDVGGTGMKAALVGADGALLHQARRATGRERGPDAVVADILGFAAELRDHGARRFGEPASAAGVAVPGIVDEAEGVAVHAVNLGWRDVPLRALLTERLGGVPVALGHDVRTGGLAEGRIGAGRGADRFLFVPLGTGIAGAIGIDGRVEAGAHGFAGEIGHVVVRPGGAPCPCGQSGCLERYASAAAVSEAWAAACGDPDADAADCAKAVASGDARARRVWQEAVDALADGLVTALTLLDPRTLIIGGGLAEAGETLFTPLREAVRRRVTFQKLPSLVPAALGDTAGCLGAGLLAWDLLDDDTTDPSYPSEVTT
- the nagA gene encoding N-acetylglucosamine-6-phosphate deacetylase, whose product is MAPTKVLAGARVVLPTGTVDDGRVIVEGTRIAGGGPPGPRPAGGPGEEPAGAETVDVSGHWVVPGFVDIHNHGGGGASFAGGTAEDVLQGVRTHRLHGTTTLVASAVTGDLDFLARHAGMLAELAQQGDIAGIHFEGPFISPCRKGAHDEGLLRDPDPAEVRKLIDAAHGQARMMTLATELPGGLDSVRLLAEHGVIAAVGHTDATYEQTLQAIDAGATVATHLFNAMPPLGHRAPGPITALLEDERITVELINDGTHLHPAALQLAFHHAGRERVAFITDAMDAAGFGDGRYMLGPMEVEVADGVARLVEGGSIAGSTLTLDRAFKRAVTVDGLPVEDVVAAISANPARLLGVDDRTGSLEPGKDADLVILDASFDLVGVMRRGEWVVDPRLG